ACGTGGTACCGGACATCATGGTGAGAAAGACGTCCGGCGGCTGGCAAGCCGAACTCAATCCCGAGGTGGTTCCGCGCTTGCGCATCAACCACCTGTACGCCAACATCCTGCGCAACAACCGCGGCGATCCCGGCAGCGGTTCGCTGCGTCAGCAGTTGCAAGAAGCGCGCTGGCTCATCAAGAACATCCAGCAACGTTTCGAGACGATCCTGCGCGTCGCGCAAGCGATCGTCGAGCGGCAGAAGAACTTCTTCGCGCACGGCGAAATCGCGATGCGCCCCTTGGTTTTGCGGGAAATAGCTGATACGCTGGGCTTGCACGAATCGACGGTATCGCGTGTGACGACCGGCAAGTACATGCTCACCCCATTCGGGACGCTCGAGTTCAAGTACTTCTTCGGGTCGCACGTGTCGACCGATACGGGAGGCGCGGCCTCGTCTACGGCCATTCGCGCGCTCATCAAGCAACTGATAGGAGCAGAAGACTCGAAGACGCCTCTTTCGGACAGCCGCATAGCCGAACTGCTGGCGGAACAAGGATTCGTGGTCGCACGCCGGACGGTTGCCAAATACCGCGAAGCACTGAAGATCCCCGCAGTCAACTTGCGCAAGTCTCTTTAGGCTTTCCGCGTTTTGCGGAGAGCGTTTACCGGCCCTGACGCCATCGGCGGAACCGGCCGGCCGATACGACCCGCCGCTCGTCAGTCACGCGGGGTGATGACTCGAGCGGGCCGCTCCCGACCGGCGCAGCCGCACCGATGGTGCCCAGGCAGCCATTCGTTTGGAGAGCACTATGAATCTGAAGATCAGTGGACACCATCTCGAAGTAACGCCGGCGTTGCGAGAATACGTGATCACCAAGCTCGACAAGGTGCTAAGACATTTCGATCAGGTGATCGATGGCAATGTGGTCCTCTCGGTCGACAACCATAAGGAAAAGGATAAGCGGCAGAAGGTTGAAATCAGCCTTCACTTAAAGGGCAAGGACATCTTCATCGAAAGCGCGAACGGCGATCTGTACGCGGCGATCGACCTCATGGTGGATCGATTGGACCGGCAGGTGGTTCGCCATAAGGGGCGCATCCAAGAACATCAGCACGAGGCGATCAAACATCAGGATGTGCCGCCGGTCGGCGAGCAAGCGCAGCCGTAGAACGGCGGCCGACGCAGAGGCGTCTCACCCCGCGAGAACAGCCGCCCTTGACGGGCGGCTTTTTCATGGCATGTCCGAATATGTCCTCGTTGGCGCGGCGCACCATATGCTTGCGCCCTGTTCTATAATGTGCCGGTTATTGAAGGGGCAGCCGGCCGCGGTAAAGCCCGACCGGAGCCTGGCGGCGTCGGTCCGCCGAGCCGACGCACACGGCCGAAAATCGACAACCAGCCGTTGCCGCGAGGAGCGCCCAGGCGACGCGTTAGCCTGCCAACATGAATCGTTTAGCCAAATTTCTTCCGCTCGAAAACGTCGTCATCGGCCTTTCGGTTACCAGCAAGAAGCGAGTATTCGAGCAAGCGGGCCTGATTTTCGAAAACCAGAACGGAATCGGCCGCAGCGCAGTCACCGACAATCTCTTCGCACGCGAACGGCTCGGCTCCACGGCGCTGGGCGAAGGCGTCGCGATCCCTCACGGGCGCATCAAAGGTCTCAAGCAGCCGCTCGCCGCGTTCGTGCGAGTCGATCAGCCGATCCCGTTCGAAGCGCCGGACGGGCAGCCCGTCTCCCTGCTGATTTTCCTGCTCGTGCCCGAACAGGCCACGCAGCAACACTTGGAAATCCTCTCGGAAATCGCGCAATTGCTGTCCGACCGCGAAGCGCGCGAACGCCTGCACACCGAACAGAATCGCGAAGAGTTGCATCGCCTGCTCACCCAATGGCACCCTTGAGCTTGCCGTAGCGCCCAAGCCTCGTAGCCGGCGCGGCGGCGCGGCGTGTGGCGCGCGCCGTTCATGGGCCTTGGCGGGCAGGCTGGCGCACGTCGTCGCCGCGCGTCGCGGTCAAATAGGAGCAAGGGATTCATGGATACGTCCAGCATCAACGCCCAAAGCATTTTCGACGACAACGCCTCCATGCTCAAACTGAGCTGGCTGACGGGGCACGAAGGCTGGGAGCGCGGCTTTTCCGCCGAAACCGTCGCGAACGCGACGTCGAGCGCCGACCTCGTCGGCCACTTGAACTTGATCCACCCTAACCGGATCCAGGTGCTGGGCGAGGCCGAAGTCAATTACTACCAGCGGCAATCGGACGAAGACCGGTCGCGGCACATGGCCGAGCTCATCGCGCTCGAGCCGCCGTTTCTCGTCGTCGCGGGCGGCGTGGCCGCGCCGCCCGAACTCGTGTTGCGCTGTACGCGCTCGTCGACGCCGCTGTTTACGACCTCGATGTCCCCGGCCGCCGTCATCGATAGCTTGCGCCTTTACATGTCGCGCATTCTCGCGCCGCGCGCGACGCTGCACGGCGTTTTTCTCGACATTCTCGGCATGGGCGTGCTGCTGACCGGCGATTCGGGCCTCGGCAAGAGCGAGCTCGGTCTCGAACTCATTAGCCGCGGGCACGGGCTCGTGGCCGACGATGCCGTCGATTTCGTGCGGCTCGGCCCCGATTTCGTGGAGGGCCGCTGCCCCCCGTTACTCCAGAATCTGCTCGAAGTGCGCGGATTGGGCTTGCTCGACATCAAGACGATCTTCGGTGAAACGGCGGTACGCCGCAAAATGAAGCTCAAGCTCATCGTGCAACTCGTGCGCCGGCCCGACGGCGAGTTCCAGCGCCTACCGCTCGAAAGCCAGACCGTGGACGTGCTTGGGCTGCCGATCAGCAAAGTAACGATCCAAGTGGCCGCGGGCCGCAACCTTGCCGTGCTCGTCGAAGCCGCCGTGCGCAACACCATCCTCCAGTTGCGCGGAATCGACACGCTGCGCGATTTCATGGATCGGCAACGGATCGCGATGCAAGATCCCGATAGCCAATTGCCCGGCAAGCTCATGTAAAGCGTCCCGTCGTCGGGCAGGTTTGCCGCCCCGGCCCGCAATCGCCCGCGATCTTTCCGCAATCGGCCTTTCACCAGCCCCGCGGCGCCCGAATGCAAGTGCTATGATGAAACGAACTGGTTCTCCCCCATGCGCATCGTTCTGATCACCGGCATTTCCGGCTCCGGCAAGTCCGTCGCGTTGAACGCGCTCGCCGACGCGGGTTATTACTGCGTCGACAATCTGCCGCCCCGCTTCCTGCCCGCGCTCACTCAGTATCTCGCGAGCGACGACGAAGGGCACGAGCGGCTGGCGGTCGCGATCGACGCACGCTCGAGCGCCTCGCTCGACGACATGCCCGGCATCATCCGCGATTTGGCGAGCGAACACGACGTGCGCGTGCTGTTTCTCAATGCGAGCACGCAGTCGCTGATTCAGCGTTTTTCCGAAACGCGCCGGCGCCATCCGCTTTCAGGCTCCCCCGCGCATGACGCCGATGTCGGCCTGCTTGCCTCGCTCGAGGAAGCGATCGAGCGCGAGCGCGAACTCGTCGCGCCGCTCGCGGAGTTCGGGCATCAGATCGATACGAGCAACCTGCGCGCGAATGTGCTGCGTGCGTGGGTCACGCGCTTCATCGAGGAGCAGCGCGAAGGTCTGATGCTGATGTTCGAATCGTTCGGGTTCAAGCGCGGCCTGCCGCTCGACGCCGATTTCGTCTTCGACGTGCGCGCCCTGCCCAACCCGTACTACGACCATCGTCTGCGCCCCCTGACGGGACGCGACCAGCCCGTTATCGATTACCTCGACGCGTTGCCGATCGTTCACGAAATGATCGACGACATCCAAGCATTCGTCATGAAGTGGCTGCCGCGTTTTCGCGAAGACAACCGCAGCTACCTGACCGTCGCGATCGGCTGCACGGGTGGACAGCACCGCTCCGTGTTCATCGCCGAGACACTCGCCGCGCGTCTTTCGCGCGAGGCGACCGTGATCGTGCGGCATCGCGATGCGCCGGTCGCCATCGACGAATCGTCACGGTTAGTGGCTTAACCCGCCGCGGCCTACGCGGCAATTCGAAGCGTGCGCCATGCCCCCCACTCCCGCCGTCTACGCTGACCTGCCGCTCTTTCCCCTGCACACCGTGCTGTTCCCGGATGGGCTGTTGCCTCTGAAGATCTTCGAAGCGCGCTATCTCGACATGGCGCGCGGCTGCCTGCGCGACGATTCGCCGTTCGGCGTTTGCCTGCTGAAAAGCGGCGGCGAAGTCGCACAGGAAAACGTGCCGTGCGTACCCGAGATGGTCGGCACGCTCGCGCGAATCGAGCAGTGCGACGTCGACGATTACGGCATGCTGCTCGTGCGCGCGCGCGGCACTCGGCGTTTTCGCCTGCTCTCGCACCGCAAGGAGCCGAGCGGATTGCTCGTCGGTATGGCCGAGCCCTTGGCGGACGACGTTCCGCTCGAAGGCGTGGACGTACTCGCGAAATTCGGCGCCTGTGCCGAGGTGCTCGAGCGGATCATCGAAGCCATCCGCGAACGCGACATCGAAAGCCTGCCGTTCGCCGAGCCGTTCCGCTTCGACGATCCGAGCTGGGTTTCCAACCGCCTTTCGGAAATTCTGCAAATCCCGCTGCGCGCACGCCAAAAACTGATGGAACTCACCGATGCGAACGAGCGCATCGATGCGGTCCATCACTACATGCAGCAGCATCAGTTGCTCTAACGCTCTAACGCGGCTCGCCCGAGGCCGTCAGACGAGCGAGCCTTTGAGCGCATCGAGCAACTTGCGCACGGGTGCCGGTACGCCATAGTCGTCGAGCTGCGCGAGCGGCACCCAAGCGGTTTCGTCGTCACGCACATGCGCGCAAGCCGCTTGCTGCGCGCGGTCGAGATCGGCGCAGCGCGGCTCGATGTCGAGCTTGAAATGCGTGAACGTATGCGTCATCGGTGCCAGACGCTCCAAGCCCTGCGCGGCCCCGAATGCATGCGCGCGCTGCGCGAGCGACGCTTCATCGGACGCCTCGGGCAAGCTCCACAAACCACCCCAAATACCCGACGGCGGGCGCCGTTCGAGCAACACGCAAGCGCCATCGCGCAGCACGAGCATCCACGTGCGGCGCGTGGGCACGGTCTTTTTCGGCCGTGCCGCCGGCAGTTCACGCTGCCGTCCCGTCGCTTGCGCGACGCAATCGACCGCGAACGGGCAGCGCACGCAGTCGGGCTTGCCGCGGACGCACAGCGTCGCCCCAAGATCCATCAACCCTTGTGTGTAGGCGCTCACGTCATCGTCGGACGCCTGCGCCCCTGGCATCACACGCTCGGCAAGCGCCCACATCGCGTTTTCGACCCGCTTTTCGCCTGGGAAGCCCTCGATGCCGAATACACGCGCAAGCACGCGTTTGACGTTCCCATCCAGAATCGTCGCCCGCGCGCCGAAGGCGAATGAAGCAATCGCCGCGGCCGTCGAGCGGCCGATGCCGGGCAATTCGGCCAGTTGCTCGGGCGAAGCCGGGAACGCGCCGCCGTGTCGCTCCACGACGGCCTGCGCGCACCGATGCAAGTTGCGCGCGCGCGAGTAATAGCCGAGGCCGGCCCACAGCGCCATGACCTCGTCGATCGGCGCCCCGGCCAGCGCGGCGACGTCGGGGAACCGAGCGAGAAATTTCGCGTAGTAAGGAATAACGGTCGACACCTGCGTTTGTTGCAGCATGATTTCCGACAACCAGATGCGGTAGGGGTCGCGCGTGTTCTGCCACGGCAGATCGTGGCGCCCGTGGCGGCGCTGCCATGCGATCAGTTGCGTGGCGAAGGCCGCATGCAGCGGCGCGGCGGGTTGCTCGGTCAAGATCGGAGAAGCGGACATGGACGGTGAAAAGTCAGCGCTGGCAGTGCGCGCAGTAATAGGTGGAGCGTTGCCCTTGGACGATCTGGCGAATCGGCGTTGCGCAGACGCGGCACGGCGCGCCGGCACGATCATAGACGAAGCAATCGAGCTGGAAATAGCCGCTTGCGCCGTCGCTGCCCACGAAGTCTCGCAGGGTGCTGCCGCCGCGTTCGATGGCGGCGGCCAGCGTCACGCGCACGGCGTCGGCCAGACGCTCGCAGCGCGCGAGCGAGACGCGGCCCGCGGGCGTGGTCGGTCGAATACCGGCGCGAAACAGGCTCTCCGACGCGTAGATGTTGCCGACGCCCACGACGATCTCGCCGGCCAGCAGCACTTGCTTGATCGAGACCGTCCGTCCGCGCGTGCCCCGGAAAATGAGCTCGCCGCTAAACTCGTCGGAAAACGGCTCGACACCGAGACTAGCAAGCAGCGGGTGCGAATTGACGTCGCCGTCGGCGCGCGCGTGCCAAAGCACGGCGCCGAAACGGCGCGGATCGCGGTAGCGAAGCACGAATTCGTCGAAAATCCAGTCGATGTGGTCGTGCTTGGCCGGCTCGCCCGCCCGGTCGTGCCGGAGCACGCGCAGCGTGCCGGTCATGCCGAGATGGACGATGAACCAGCCTGCATCGGTTTCGAACAGCAGATATTTGCCGCGCCGCTCGACCTTGCGCACGGCTTGCTGCGCGAGCGTGCGGGGCAGATCGGCCGGCACCGGCCAGCGCAGCGCGCTCGTGCGCACGTCGACACGCTCGACGCGGCGGCCCGTGACGTACGGCTCGATGCCGCGCCGGGTAACTTCAACTTCTGGCAGCTCGGGCATGTCTAAAGAGGTTTAAAAACGCGGTAATGGGTGTGTAACTTGCATGGTCCAATTCTGCGTGTATTGTAGCGAGCGCGTTACAATCGACCGAAACCTCGAACGGATCTCCATGATTTTGTCCCTCAAGCAGCTTTTCACGCGCCCGGTCGGCGCTCGCCCCGCACGGCGCGCCGCGCCGGCGGGCCGCATCGTCGGCGCGGTGCTGTGCGCCTGGACGCTGGCCGCGATCCCCGCGCACGCCCAGGACCCGGCCCCGCCGGACGACAGCACCGCTAGCGCAACGGATCTGTTCGGGCCCTCGGTGCCGGAAGAAAACAAAGATCTGCCCGACGTTCCGCTGACGAGCCAAATCGTATTTCAGGTTCTGGCGGCGGAAATCGCGTTGCAGCGCGAGCAGCCCGCGCCTGCGTATCAAACCTATCTCGCGCTTGCGCGCGACACGCACGATCCACGCATGGCGGAGCGGGCGGCCGAGATCGCGCTCGGGGCGCAAAGCCCGTCCGACGCGCTGGCCGCCGCGCAACTATGGCGCGAGTATGCACCCAATTCCGAGCGGGCCGAGCAGCTCGACGCTTCGCTGCTCGTGTTGTCGGGCAAGCCCAGCGAGGCCGAGCCGATGCTCGCGAGCGAACTCGCGAAAGTGCCGGCCGATAACCGCGGCAACGCCCTGCTCGCGCTTCAGACGCTGCTCTCGCGCGGCCCGAACCGCGTGGGCGGCCTGCAAGTACTGCAGGATTTGCTGAAGAGCGATATGGACCGCCCCGAGGCGCAGCTCGCGATCGGCCGGCAGCAATTGCTCGCCGACGACCGTCCCGGCGCGCGTGCGTCGTTCGAGCACGCCTTGAAGATCAAGCCCGACTTTCTGCCGGCGGCGCTTTCGCTCGGCCAGATGGGCCCCGACGAGCGCAAGGAAGGAATCGCGTCGTTCGAGTCGTACGTCAAGCAGAATCCGAAGGCGCGCGACGCTCGCCTCGCGCTGGCCCAGCTATATCTCGCGAGCGACCGGCTCGATGATGCGCAGAAGCAGTTCGAATCGCTGCGCTCGATGGACCCGCAAGATCCGATGCCGTTGCTCGCGCTCGGCCTCATCAAGGTTCAGCAAAAGCAATACGACGACGCGCAGAAGTATCTGAAGCAATACGCCGACTTGACGGAAAAGACGCCGGGCGCCGATCCCGGCCAGGCGTATCTCTATCTGGCGCAACTCGCGCTGGAACAGAAGCACGAGGACGATGCAGCAAAATGGCTCGACAAAGTCGCCCCGTCGAGCCAGCAATACGTCACCGCGCGCGTCACGCGGGCGCAGTTGCTCGCCAAGAACGGCAAGGTCGACGACGCCCGCAAGATCCTCGCCGGCATCCAAACGGACGACCCGCATGAGCAGGCGCTCGTCGCCCGCACGGACGCGGCCATCCTGTTCGACGCGAAGCGCTATCGCGAAGCCGAATCGCGCTTGCAAGAGGCCAACGACGCCTTCCCGAACGATCCCGACATTCAGTACGACTATGCGATGGCGGCCGAGAAGAACGGCGAGTACGACCTCATGGAAAACGTGCTGCGCAAGGTCATCGACGAGCAGCCCGACAATCCGCAGGCGTACAACGCGCTCGGCTACTCGCTCGCCGATCGCAACCAGCGCCTGGGAGAAGCCGACAAGCTGATCGAGAAGGCATCGGCGCTTGCGCCCAACGATGCGTTCATCATGGATAGCCTGGGTTGGGTCAAGTACCGCCAGGGCGACACGACCGACGCCGCGAAGCTGCTCAAGCACGCCTACGACATCCAGCCGAACGCCGAAATCGGGGCACATCTGGGCGAAGTGCTGTGGAAGAGCGGCGATCAGAAGCAGGCGCTCGAAGCCTGGCGCCGTGCGCACCAGCTCGAGCCCGACAACCAGACGCTCGTCAAAACGCTCGAACGCTTTCAAGTCAACATCAACGATCTCTGATGCAGGTTTCGTCCTCTTTCGCTATTCGGCCCGCACGCCGCGCCGCGCTGAGCGTCATGGCCGCTCTCGCCGTCGCGCTCGCGGGTTGCGCGTCGCCCCCGACGCACGGCCCCTCGACTTCCAACGCCACACCCGAACTGTCGACGCAGACGACCCACGCGTACCACGGCCGCTTCGCGATCCGCTACGTCGACCAGTACGGGCAGCAGCGCAATGCCTATGGCAATTTCGACTGGCAGCAGCAAGGCGAGACCGTCACGCTGCAGCTATTGAATCCGTTCGGGCAAACGCTCGCGATCGTCACGTCCTCGCCGGCGTCGGCCTCGCTCGAAATGCCGAACCGGCAGCCCGTGACGGCCGACAACGTGAGCGAGCTGATGCAGCACACGCTCGGCTTCGCGTTGCCGATCGAGGGGTTGCGGTATTGGCTCGAATCGTCGCCCGCGCCCACTTCGCGCGCGAAGACGATCGTCGATCCGGCGCAAACCTCGCGCCTGAAGGAGATCGACCAGGAAGGCTGGACGATCGAATATCTCGCGTATGCCGACGCGCCCGCGACGGGCGTCAAGCGCCTCGATCTGACGCGCCAGGACCCGCCGCTCGACATCAAGCTCGTACTCGACCGCTGAGCGCGCCGCTCGACCGCGTCTCGTCTCACACCGCCTCGCATCGCATCCCACATGATCGAAATGCCCGACTCGCTGCGCGACTGCGCGGCTCCCGCCAAGCTCAACCTGTTCCTGCACATCACGGGCCGCCGGCCCGACGGCTATCACGCGCTGCAAACGGTATTCCAGTTGATCGATTGGGGCGACGTCCTGCACTTCACGCTGCGTGAGGATGGACTCGTGCACCGCAAGACCGACGTGCCCGGCGTGCCGGAAGCGAGCGATCTCGTCGTGCGCGCGGCGATGCTGCTCAAAGCGCATACGGGCACGAGGCTCGGCGTCGACATCGAGATCGACAAGCGCTTGCCGATGGGGGCCGGGCTCGGCGGCGGCAGCTCGGATGCCGCCACCACGCTGCTGGCGCTCAATCGGCTGTGGAAACTCGGCCTGTCCCGCGGTGTGCTCGAAACGCTGGCACTCCGACTGGGCGCCGACGTACCGTTCTTCGTCTTCGGCAAGAATGCGTTCGCCGAGGGTGTCGGGGAGGCACTCGCGGCGGTACAATTGCCGCCGCGCTACTTCCTGGTGGTCACGCCGAACGTGCATGTTCCGACGGCAGCGATTTTTTCCGACAAGTCGTTGACAAGGGACTCTGAAGCCGTCACAATTACGGACTTTCTTGCACAGCAAAGCTGCGGCGCAAGATGGCCTGAAAGCTACGGCCGGAATGACATGCAGCCTGTTGTCGTGGGAAAATACGCGGAAGTCGCGCAGGTGCTTGAGTGGTTTAAACCCATCGCACCGGCAAGGATGACCGGATCGGGTTCGAGTG
The sequence above is a segment of the Trinickia acidisoli genome. Coding sequences within it:
- the mutM gene encoding bifunctional DNA-formamidopyrimidine glycosylase/DNA-(apurinic or apyrimidinic site) lyase yields the protein MPELPEVEVTRRGIEPYVTGRRVERVDVRTSALRWPVPADLPRTLAQQAVRKVERRGKYLLFETDAGWFIVHLGMTGTLRVLRHDRAGEPAKHDHIDWIFDEFVLRYRDPRRFGAVLWHARADGDVNSHPLLASLGVEPFSDEFSGELIFRGTRGRTVSIKQVLLAGEIVVGVGNIYASESLFRAGIRPTTPAGRVSLARCERLADAVRVTLAAAIERGGSTLRDFVGSDGASGYFQLDCFVYDRAGAPCRVCATPIRQIVQGQRSTYYCAHCQR
- the lolB gene encoding lipoprotein insertase outer membrane protein LolB; the encoded protein is MQVSSSFAIRPARRAALSVMAALAVALAGCASPPTHGPSTSNATPELSTQTTHAYHGRFAIRYVDQYGQQRNAYGNFDWQQQGETVTLQLLNPFGQTLAIVTSSPASASLEMPNRQPVTADNVSELMQHTLGFALPIEGLRYWLESSPAPTSRAKTIVDPAQTSRLKEIDQEGWTIEYLAYADAPATGVKRLDLTRQDPPLDIKLVLDR
- the rapZ gene encoding RNase adapter RapZ, coding for MRIVLITGISGSGKSVALNALADAGYYCVDNLPPRFLPALTQYLASDDEGHERLAVAIDARSSASLDDMPGIIRDLASEHDVRVLFLNASTQSLIQRFSETRRRHPLSGSPAHDADVGLLASLEEAIERERELVAPLAEFGHQIDTSNLRANVLRAWVTRFIEEQREGLMLMFESFGFKRGLPLDADFVFDVRALPNPYYDHRLRPLTGRDQPVIDYLDALPIVHEMIDDIQAFVMKWLPRFREDNRSYLTVAIGCTGGQHRSVFIAETLAARLSREATVIVRHRDAPVAIDESSRLVA
- the hpf gene encoding ribosome hibernation-promoting factor, HPF/YfiA family produces the protein MNLKISGHHLEVTPALREYVITKLDKVLRHFDQVIDGNVVLSVDNHKEKDKRQKVEISLHLKGKDIFIESANGDLYAAIDLMVDRLDRQVVRHKGRIQEHQHEAIKHQDVPPVGEQAQP
- the mutY gene encoding A/G-specific adenine glycosylase is translated as MSASPILTEQPAAPLHAAFATQLIAWQRRHGRHDLPWQNTRDPYRIWLSEIMLQQTQVSTVIPYYAKFLARFPDVAALAGAPIDEVMALWAGLGYYSRARNLHRCAQAVVERHGGAFPASPEQLAELPGIGRSTAAAIASFAFGARATILDGNVKRVLARVFGIEGFPGEKRVENAMWALAERVMPGAQASDDDVSAYTQGLMDLGATLCVRGKPDCVRCPFAVDCVAQATGRQRELPAARPKKTVPTRRTWMLVLRDGACVLLERRPPSGIWGGLWSLPEASDEASLAQRAHAFGAAQGLERLAPMTHTFTHFKLDIEPRCADLDRAQQAACAHVRDDETAWVPLAQLDDYGVPAPVRKLLDALKGSLV
- a CDS encoding LON peptidase substrate-binding domain-containing protein — encoded protein: MPPTPAVYADLPLFPLHTVLFPDGLLPLKIFEARYLDMARGCLRDDSPFGVCLLKSGGEVAQENVPCVPEMVGTLARIEQCDVDDYGMLLVRARGTRRFRLLSHRKEPSGLLVGMAEPLADDVPLEGVDVLAKFGACAEVLERIIEAIRERDIESLPFAEPFRFDDPSWVSNRLSEILQIPLRARQKLMELTDANERIDAVHHYMQQHQLL
- the hprK gene encoding HPr(Ser) kinase/phosphatase, translated to MDTSSINAQSIFDDNASMLKLSWLTGHEGWERGFSAETVANATSSADLVGHLNLIHPNRIQVLGEAEVNYYQRQSDEDRSRHMAELIALEPPFLVVAGGVAAPPELVLRCTRSSTPLFTTSMSPAAVIDSLRLYMSRILAPRATLHGVFLDILGMGVLLTGDSGLGKSELGLELISRGHGLVADDAVDFVRLGPDFVEGRCPPLLQNLLEVRGLGLLDIKTIFGETAVRRKMKLKLIVQLVRRPDGEFQRLPLESQTVDVLGLPISKVTIQVAAGRNLAVLVEAAVRNTILQLRGIDTLRDFMDRQRIAMQDPDSQLPGKLM
- the ispE gene encoding 4-(cytidine 5'-diphospho)-2-C-methyl-D-erythritol kinase codes for the protein MIEMPDSLRDCAAPAKLNLFLHITGRRPDGYHALQTVFQLIDWGDVLHFTLREDGLVHRKTDVPGVPEASDLVVRAAMLLKAHTGTRLGVDIEIDKRLPMGAGLGGGSSDAATTLLALNRLWKLGLSRGVLETLALRLGADVPFFVFGKNAFAEGVGEALAAVQLPPRYFLVVTPNVHVPTAAIFSDKSLTRDSEAVTITDFLAQQSCGARWPESYGRNDMQPVVVGKYAEVAQVLEWFKPIAPARMTGSGSSVFAAFRSIAEAKAAQGMLPTGWVSAVASSLDTHPLFAFAS
- a CDS encoding PTS sugar transporter subunit IIA, with amino-acid sequence MNRLAKFLPLENVVIGLSVTSKKRVFEQAGLIFENQNGIGRSAVTDNLFARERLGSTALGEGVAIPHGRIKGLKQPLAAFVRVDQPIPFEAPDGQPVSLLIFLLVPEQATQQHLEILSEIAQLLSDREARERLHTEQNREELHRLLTQWHP
- a CDS encoding tetratricopeptide repeat protein, whose amino-acid sequence is MILSLKQLFTRPVGARPARRAAPAGRIVGAVLCAWTLAAIPAHAQDPAPPDDSTASATDLFGPSVPEENKDLPDVPLTSQIVFQVLAAEIALQREQPAPAYQTYLALARDTHDPRMAERAAEIALGAQSPSDALAAAQLWREYAPNSERAEQLDASLLVLSGKPSEAEPMLASELAKVPADNRGNALLALQTLLSRGPNRVGGLQVLQDLLKSDMDRPEAQLAIGRQQLLADDRPGARASFEHALKIKPDFLPAALSLGQMGPDERKEGIASFESYVKQNPKARDARLALAQLYLASDRLDDAQKQFESLRSMDPQDPMPLLALGLIKVQQKQYDDAQKYLKQYADLTEKTPGADPGQAYLYLAQLALEQKHEDDAAKWLDKVAPSSQQYVTARVTRAQLLAKNGKVDDARKILAGIQTDDPHEQALVARTDAAILFDAKRYREAESRLQEANDAFPNDPDIQYDYAMAAEKNGEYDLMENVLRKVIDEQPDNPQAYNALGYSLADRNQRLGEADKLIEKASALAPNDAFIMDSLGWVKYRQGDTTDAAKLLKHAYDIQPNAEIGAHLGEVLWKSGDQKQALEAWRRAHQLEPDNQTLVKTLERFQVNINDL